Proteins encoded in a region of the Hemiscyllium ocellatum isolate sHemOce1 chromosome 10, sHemOce1.pat.X.cur, whole genome shotgun sequence genome:
- the LOC132819900 gene encoding calcineurin subunit B type 1: MGNEASYPLEMCSHFDADEIKRLGKRFKKLDLDNSGSLSVEEFMSLPELQQNPLVQRVIDIFDTDGNGEVDFKEFIEGVSQFSVKGDKEQKLRFAFRIYDMDKDGYISNGELFQVLKMMVGNNLKDTQLQQIVDKTIINADKDGDGRISFEEFCAVVGGLDIHKKMVVDV, from the exons TTGATGCTGATGAGATTAAACGGCTAGGAAAGCGGTTTAAGAAACTGGATTTGGACAATTCTGGCTCATTGAGTGTAGAAGAATTTATGTCCCTACCTGAGTTGCAACAGAACCCACTAGTGCAACGGGTTATAGATATATTTGACACCGATGGAAATGGTGAAGTTGACTTTAAAG AGTTTATTGAAGGCGTCTCCCAATTTAGTGTCAAAGGTGATAAAGAACAGAAATTGCGAT ttGCTTTCCGCATCTATGACATGGATAAGGATGGGTACATCTCTAATGGAGAGCTTTTCCAGGTGTTGAAGATGATGGTGGGGAACAATCTAAAAGACACTCAGCTACAGCAAATTGTAGACAAAACCATAATTAATGCAGATAAAGATGGAGATGGGAGAATATCTTTTGAAGAGTTTTGTGCA GTTGTAGGAGGCCTAGACATCCACAAAAAGATGGTTGTTGATGTGTGA